From the genome of Argentina anserina chromosome 4, drPotAnse1.1, whole genome shotgun sequence, one region includes:
- the LOC126792100 gene encoding uncharacterized protein LOC126792100, which produces MLLRNGKMLCTKLVSSTCVNMFSWVKPPEHCFKINVDGTRSGHSSKIAWGMYYGLKLARDLNISNIEIEADSAILINLLQRSDLSLHPLGSLITDCHHLLSSMDNPKINHVFRECNMTADSLAKNSIKYAPGLIKF; this is translated from the exons ATGCTGCTGAGGAATGGAAAAATGCTTTGCACAAAGTTAGTGTCTTCTACTTGTGTTAACATGTTTTCTTGGGTTAAACCCCCTGAACATTGTTTTAAGATCAATGTGGATGGCACACGATCTGGCCATTCAAGCAAGATTG CTTGGGGAATGTACTATGGTTTGAAATTGGCCAGGGATCTTAACATTTCCAACATTGAGATTGAGGCAGATTCTGCCATTTTGATTAATCTTCTTCAGAGATCTGATCTTTCTCTTCATCCCCTTGGCTCTCTTATCACTGATTGCCACCACCTCTTATCTTCTATGGACAATCCTAAAATTAATCATGTCTTTAGGGAGTGCAATATGACTGCGGATTCCCTAGCTAAGAATAGCATTAAGTATGCTCCTGGTTTGATCAAGTTCTGA
- the LOC126792099 gene encoding beta-amyrin 16-alpha-hydroxylase CYP87D16-like, with product MFSVALLVIYVTHWVSKWRNPKCNGVPLPPGSMGLPLIGETLDLIIQSYSLDLHSFIKKRIQKYGLIFRTSIAGRPVVVSADPETNSYLIKQEGKLVEQWYMDTFAMIFGLDGDSRVNETGLVHKYLRHIFLEHFGAEILQEKLLTIIDTCINKTLCSWSRKESVEVKHAASVVSSIHKCAMHILSLQ from the exons ATGTTttcagtagctttgttagtgATATATGTCACTCATTGGGTTAGCAAATGGAGAAATCCAAAATGCAATGGTGTTCCTCTCCCTCCAGGTTCGATGGGTTTGCCACTCATTGGTGAGACTCTCGATTTGATCATTCAAAGCTACTCCCTGGATCTACACTCTTTCATCAAGAAGAGAATTCAAAA ATATGGACTCATATTCCGAACAAGTATAGCCGGCAGACCGGTCGTAGTATCTGCCGATCCTGAGACTAATAGTTACCTAATTAAACAAGAAGGGAAGCTAGTTGAACAATGGTACATGGACACATTTGCCATGATATTCGGGCTAGATGGTGATTCGCGAGTAAATGAAACTGGACTCGTTCACAAGTACTTGAGGCACATTTTCTTGGAGCACTTTGGTGCTGAGATCCTGCAGGAAAAGCTGCTCACCATAATAGATACTTGCATCAACAAAACTCTATGTTCGTGGTCAAGAAAGGAATCTGTCGAAGTGAAGCATGCTGCTTCGGTTGTAAGTTCAATTCACAAATGTGCCATGCATATTCTCTCTTTACAATAG
- the LOC126790305 gene encoding lysine--tRNA ligase-like yields MDGEGTNKISKTAQKKELKAKHKEEERLRKAEEKALQAAASCAQPKGKNAAVDDEEMDPTQYHENRLKYIASIENAYPHKFHVTMTDREYLEKFGGLENGEHKEDITVSLAGRILRKRSSGTKLLFYDLHVTPGGWKVQVMADARISELDESEFSRFHSSVKRGDLVGISGFPGKTKRGELSIFPRSFTVLSHCLHMLPRPKPERGVPENANLEIAGGWVPGTPRNLETYTLYQETRYRQRYLDLIMTSEVRQVFKTRSKVVKYIRKFLDDLDFMEVETPMMNMIAGGAAARPFVTYHNDLNMKLVMRVAPELYLKQLVVGGLDRVYEIGKQFRNEGIDLTHSPEFTTCEFYMAYADYNDLMTMTEEILSGVVKEITGGYKVMYHSNGLDKEPIAIDFTPPFRRIDMVEELNKMANLNINPKDLSSVEVNTYLKEACKKFEIQCSPPETTARLLDKLVGHFLEVTCVNPAFIINHPEIMSPLAKWHRSKPGLTERFELFINKHEVCNAYTELNDPVVQRQRFADQLKDRQSGDDEAMALDETFCTALDYGLPPTGGWGLGVDRLCMLLTDSQNIKEVLLFPAMKPQDDQPPTGPKTAGA; encoded by the exons ATGGACGGCGAAGGCACCAACAAAATAAGCAAAAC TGCGCAAAAGAAGGAGTTGAAGGCCAAGCACAAGGAAGAGGAGCGGCTGCGCAAAGCGGAGGAGAAAGCTTTACAG GCTGCTGCAAGCTGTGCACAGCCAAAGGGGAAAAATGCAGCCGTGGACGATGAAGAAATGGACCCGACG CAGTATCATGAAAACAGGCTCAAGTATATTGCTTCGATAGAAAATGCATATCCTCACAAATTCCATGTTACAATGACTGACCGAGAGTATCTGGAAAAATTTGGAGGCCTAGAGAATGGAGAGCATAAGGAGGATATCACTGTTTCATTGGCAG GGCGAATCCTGCGCAAAAGATCGTCAGGCacaaagcttttgttttatgaTTTGCATGTCACCCCTGGTGGTTGGAAGGTCCAAGTTATGGCAGATGCCAG GATATCAGAGCTGGATGAATCTGAATTCTCTAGGTTCCACTCCAGTGTCAAGCGTGGTGATCTTGTTGGTATTAGTGGGTTTCCAG GGAAAACTAAGAGGGGGGAACTTAGTATTTTTCCGAGGTCATTTACCGTGCTATCACATTGCTTGCATATGTTGCCGAGGCCGAAACCTGAGCGTGGTGTTCCTGAAAATGCCAATCTGGAG ATAGCTGGTGGATGGGTCCCAGGAACTCCAAGGAATCTTGAAACATACACTCTGTATCAG GAAACTCGTTATCGACAACGCTACCTGGATTTAATAATGACTAGCGAGGTTCGACAAGTATTCAAGACCAGATCCAAGGTTGTCAAGTACATCAGGAAGTTCCTTGACGATCTTGATTTCATGGAG GTTGAGACTCCGATGATGAACATGATTGCTGGTGGTGCGGCTGCCCGACCGTTTGTCACTTATCATAATGATCTCAACATGAAGCTTGTCATGCGCGTTGCACCTGAGCTCTACCTCAAGCAGCTTGTTGTGGGTGGACTGGACCGTGTATATGAGATCGGAAAGCAATTCAGAAATGAGGGTATTGATTTAACACACAGCCCGGAATTTACGACGTGTGAATTTTACATGGCCTATGCTGATTACAATGATTTGATGACGATGACCGAGGAAATTCTTAGTG GGGTGGTTAAGGAAATAACTGGAGGATATAAAGTAATGTACCATTCAAATGGGCTTGACAAGGAACCCATTGCGATAGACTTCACTCCCCCTTTCCGAAGGATCGACATGGTCGAAGAGCTAAACAAGATGGCAAATCTGAACATAAATCCAAAGgatctttccagtgtggaagTTAACACTTATCTTAAGGAGGCTTGTAAGAAGTTTGAGATCCAGTGTTCCCCTCCTGAAACAACCGCACGTTTATTAGACAAG cTTGTGGGACACTTTTTAGAGGTGACTTGTGTAAATCCAGCATTTATAATTAACCATCCAGAGATTATGAGTCCGTTGGCCAAGTGGCACAGATCGAAGCCTGGCCTTACTGAACGGTTCGAGTTGTTTATCAACAAACATGAA GTTTGCAATGCATACACTGAATTGAATGACCCTGTGGTACAACGCCAACGGTTCGCTGATCAACTGAAG GACCGACAGTCAGGTGATGATGAGGCCATGGCTTTGGATGAAACATTTTGTACTGCTCTCGATTATGGGTTACCTCCTACTGGTGGCTGGGGTTTGGGTGTTGACCGCCTATGTATGTTACTGACAGACTCACAGAATATCAAAGAAGTGCTTCTATTCCCAGCCATGAAACCACAAGATGATCAACCACCTACAGGACCAAAAACTGCAGGTGCCTAG